A window of Castanea sativa cultivar Marrone di Chiusa Pesio chromosome 1, ASM4071231v1 contains these coding sequences:
- the LOC142608193 gene encoding uncharacterized protein LOC142608193 isoform X1 translates to MAWPIQGMESVVATVSGYHGSERFNLIKLISHAGASYVGTMSRSITHLVCWKFEGKKYDFAKKFKIMIVNHRWVEECIKQGKRVPENPYIFRSGEEVGPLLMELPLVNTSVSAKNRKVLTDKLNTCEVSQTQSIDLACGDSGLAAFSESCLLNKNLFPDSQERNDISNKLKHKLVRKTSKQVNGSSSRSCLEEPPLSGLFTKKHESSSYSKHLDRDKRKILNNNGLNISAEPSYKGRRLVERNASLPLLGSAQLDLDKECYPIRVLNPHNSVAGSSSHSDAIQNTNILEIGGASGDRCHILSRITNEGSEASMDSDLCVKHVSTAMERTSQDGCTNVEDLQEETIDESQNEHVTILPTSTELSCVICWTDFSSTRGVLPCGHRFCYSCILSWADVMASRRKISTCPLCKASFNSITKVEDAATTDQKIYSQTIPRAHSDLDIFILADLETTSFGSQSSLALICSKCRCREPEDLLISCHLCRIRRIHSYCLDPPLLPWTCIHCKDLRMLYHHAP, encoded by the exons ATGGCTTGGCCAATTCAAGGCATGGAGTCCGTGGTAGCTACAGTCAGTGGGTACCACGGCTCGGAGCGGTTTAACCTCATCAAGCTGATTTCACATGCCGGCGCCAGTTATGTGGGTACTATGTCAAGATCAATAACACacttg GTGTGTTGGAAATTTGAAGGAAAGAAGTATGATTTTGCTAAGaagtttaaaataatgattGTAAACCATCGGTGGGTTGAAGAATGCATAAAGCAAGGAAAGCGTGTCCCGGAGAATCCTTATATTTTTCGAAG TGGGGAAGAAGTGGGGCCCTTATTGATGGAACTCCCACTTGTTAATACGAGTGTCTCAGCGAAGAATCGTAAAGTGCTTACTGACAAATTGAATACTTGTGAAGTCTCTCAAACACAATCTATTGATTTGGCGTGTGGAGATTCTGGTCTAGCAGCATTTTCTGAATCTTGTTTGTTGAATAAG AATTTATTTCCTGATTCTCAAGAGAGAAATGATATTTCTAACAAACTAAAGCACAAACTGGTAAGAAAGACTTCAAAGCAAGTGAATGGGTCAAGTAGCAGATCCTGTTTAGAGGAGCCTCCCTTATCTGGCTTATTTACAAAAAAG CATGAGTCAAGTTCTTATTCTAAGCATCTGGATAGAGACAAGAGAAAGATCTTAAATAATAATGGACTCAATATTTCGGCTGAACCTTCTTATAAAGGAAGGAGGCTTGTGGAAAGGAATGCCAGTTTACCTTTGCTGGGGTCTGCACAGTTGGATTTGGACAAAGAATGCTACCCAATTAGAGTACTTAACCCACACAACAGTGTCGCAGGTTCATCTAGTCATTCAGATGCAATACAGAATACTAATATATTGGAAATTGGGGGAGCATCTGGTGATCGGTGCCATATTCTAAGTAGAATTACAAATGAAGGTTCGGAAGCTTCCATGGATTCAGATTTATGTGTTAAGCACGTGTCAACAGCCATGGAAAGAACTTCACAAGATGGGTGTACTAATGTTGAGGACTTACAAGAAGAGACCATAGATGAGAGTCAGAATGAACATGTTACCATATTACCTACTTCAACAGAGTTATCATGTGTTATATGTTGGACAGATTTCAGTTCAACCAGGGGGGTTTTACCATGTGGGCATCGATTTTGTTATTCATGCATCCTAAGCTGGGCTGATGTAATG GCTTCAAGGAGAAAAATATCAACTTGCCCTTTGTGCAAGGCGAGTTTTAATAGCATTACAAAGGTTGAGGATGCAGCCACTACTGATCAGAAAATATACTCCCAGACTATTCCACGTGCTCATTCAGACTTGGATATTTTCATTCTCGCTGATTTAGAAACAACCAGTTTTGGTTCTCAG TCCTCCCTTGCACTGATTTGCAGCAAGTGCCGCTGTCGGGAACCTGAGGATCTCCTCATCAGCTGTCATCTTTGCCGGATTCGACGCATCCATTCCTACTGCTTGGACCCTCCCTTGTTACCATGGACATGCATTCATTGTAAGGATCTCCGGATGCTCTACCATCATGCCCCTTAA
- the LOC142608193 gene encoding uncharacterized protein LOC142608193 isoform X2, which translates to MHKARKACPGESLYFSKGFIVCSGEEVGPLLMELPLVNTSVSAKNRKVLTDKLNTCEVSQTQSIDLACGDSGLAAFSESCLLNKNLFPDSQERNDISNKLKHKLVRKTSKQVNGSSSRSCLEEPPLSGLFTKKHESSSYSKHLDRDKRKILNNNGLNISAEPSYKGRRLVERNASLPLLGSAQLDLDKECYPIRVLNPHNSVAGSSSHSDAIQNTNILEIGGASGDRCHILSRITNEGSEASMDSDLCVKHVSTAMERTSQDGCTNVEDLQEETIDESQNEHVTILPTSTELSCVICWTDFSSTRGVLPCGHRFCYSCILSWADVMASRRKISTCPLCKASFNSITKVEDAATTDQKIYSQTIPRAHSDLDIFILADLETTSFGSQSSLALICSKCRCREPEDLLISCHLCRIRRIHSYCLDPPLLPWTCIHCKDLRMLYHHAP; encoded by the exons ATGCATAAAGCAAGGAAAGCGTGTCCCGGAGAATCCTTATATTTTTCGAAG GGTTTTATTGTATGCAGTGGGGAAGAAGTGGGGCCCTTATTGATGGAACTCCCACTTGTTAATACGAGTGTCTCAGCGAAGAATCGTAAAGTGCTTACTGACAAATTGAATACTTGTGAAGTCTCTCAAACACAATCTATTGATTTGGCGTGTGGAGATTCTGGTCTAGCAGCATTTTCTGAATCTTGTTTGTTGAATAAG AATTTATTTCCTGATTCTCAAGAGAGAAATGATATTTCTAACAAACTAAAGCACAAACTGGTAAGAAAGACTTCAAAGCAAGTGAATGGGTCAAGTAGCAGATCCTGTTTAGAGGAGCCTCCCTTATCTGGCTTATTTACAAAAAAG CATGAGTCAAGTTCTTATTCTAAGCATCTGGATAGAGACAAGAGAAAGATCTTAAATAATAATGGACTCAATATTTCGGCTGAACCTTCTTATAAAGGAAGGAGGCTTGTGGAAAGGAATGCCAGTTTACCTTTGCTGGGGTCTGCACAGTTGGATTTGGACAAAGAATGCTACCCAATTAGAGTACTTAACCCACACAACAGTGTCGCAGGTTCATCTAGTCATTCAGATGCAATACAGAATACTAATATATTGGAAATTGGGGGAGCATCTGGTGATCGGTGCCATATTCTAAGTAGAATTACAAATGAAGGTTCGGAAGCTTCCATGGATTCAGATTTATGTGTTAAGCACGTGTCAACAGCCATGGAAAGAACTTCACAAGATGGGTGTACTAATGTTGAGGACTTACAAGAAGAGACCATAGATGAGAGTCAGAATGAACATGTTACCATATTACCTACTTCAACAGAGTTATCATGTGTTATATGTTGGACAGATTTCAGTTCAACCAGGGGGGTTTTACCATGTGGGCATCGATTTTGTTATTCATGCATCCTAAGCTGGGCTGATGTAATG GCTTCAAGGAGAAAAATATCAACTTGCCCTTTGTGCAAGGCGAGTTTTAATAGCATTACAAAGGTTGAGGATGCAGCCACTACTGATCAGAAAATATACTCCCAGACTATTCCACGTGCTCATTCAGACTTGGATATTTTCATTCTCGCTGATTTAGAAACAACCAGTTTTGGTTCTCAG TCCTCCCTTGCACTGATTTGCAGCAAGTGCCGCTGTCGGGAACCTGAGGATCTCCTCATCAGCTGTCATCTTTGCCGGATTCGACGCATCCATTCCTACTGCTTGGACCCTCCCTTGTTACCATGGACATGCATTCATTGTAAGGATCTCCGGATGCTCTACCATCATGCCCCTTAA